In [Leptolyngbya] sp. PCC 7376, a genomic segment contains:
- a CDS encoding WD40 repeat domain-containing protein, whose amino-acid sequence MTAAWYCSTTYCGHESWVRAIAVSPDKRFFVTASGDKTAKVWYLDQSKAIHSFGGHESWLRCVAIQPDGLAIATGGNDTSIEIWEPFTGKKQFSLMGHKDWVRALLFNEHTLVSAAQDKTIKLWQPNSHEVLATLEGHDHWVVSLSLSKQQQILMSGSKDQTVRLWSLFTNQLLKVLTGHRSEVLTTAVYPTGKLAASGDADGVVKFWSVTDQQLQQSFQAHDQPVNSVCFSDDGKLFATGSQDHTIKIWHLKTGKAIATLKDHQGWVWSITFLPKSYDLLSASWDRTIKYWQYKP is encoded by the coding sequence ATGACTGCTGCTTGGTACTGCTCGACGACCTATTGTGGACATGAATCTTGGGTTCGGGCGATCGCTGTGAGTCCAGATAAACGCTTTTTTGTGACGGCTAGTGGCGATAAAACAGCAAAAGTTTGGTATCTAGATCAATCGAAAGCGATCCATAGTTTTGGCGGCCATGAGTCCTGGTTACGATGCGTCGCCATTCAACCAGATGGCCTCGCCATTGCAACGGGAGGCAATGACACAAGCATTGAAATTTGGGAGCCCTTCACCGGCAAAAAACAATTTAGTTTGATGGGTCATAAAGATTGGGTACGGGCGCTGCTATTTAACGAACATACGTTGGTCAGTGCTGCTCAAGATAAGACCATTAAGCTATGGCAACCGAACAGCCATGAGGTGCTCGCGACCCTAGAAGGCCATGACCATTGGGTTGTCAGTTTGTCACTCAGCAAACAGCAGCAAATTTTGATGAGCGGCAGCAAAGATCAAACGGTACGGTTGTGGTCGCTTTTCACAAATCAATTGCTAAAGGTATTGACGGGACATCGCTCTGAAGTCTTGACTACTGCGGTTTACCCCACAGGAAAATTAGCGGCAAGTGGTGACGCTGATGGCGTGGTGAAATTTTGGTCGGTGACGGATCAGCAGCTTCAGCAAAGTTTCCAGGCCCATGATCAACCAGTTAATAGTGTTTGTTTTAGTGATGATGGCAAGCTGTTTGCGACAGGCTCTCAAGATCACACAATCAAAATTTGGCACCTAAAAACAGGAAAGGCGATCGCCACTTTAAAAGATCATCAGGGTTGGGTCTGGTCAATCACCTTTCTCCCGAAGAGTTATGACCTCTTAAGTGCCAGCTGGGATCGCACTATTAAATATTGGCAGTACAAACCGTAG
- a CDS encoding diguanylate cyclase domain-containing protein, which translates to MSNSISPDTFPPQQWAFVLLLQSYCQAIAKIQAQAQEIETLEASMQQTLCKYHEAMHQYHDLREQFDHQYSQQYQQYFSLPIPCYSWQYADETLQLIDFNPAAARFSQDKLGHRTVAIGHKPEKLFSECPALHRYLSDNYQSQTSSTYHLEFRHRQLYLKVDYVYLEPDQILMFIEDESEPIITEKKLRTKARQQSTISRLGQLSLEAEQLDHKELDKLFYQSVIAVARMMELPLASLYRVKSSDTTCLLEAGYGWAEELVGIATVSRESSLSHIGHTISVQDTVVIDDLRLEKRFRAESLLNKHGVVSGVSVLVGTGENLWGVLAVYSLEIQAFSKDQINFLQAIANIIATAVHREQQTRNMNLLHHSINAIDQGVIITDPRQSKNPIIYANQGFENISGYNASEILGKNCNFLRGEQTEKASLNKLRDAVLQGKPCHVILRNYRKSGDMFWNDLQIFPVQDTDGTLTHFIGIQKDITEQRAIAEHLYESDFQFRQMFHLAPIGMAITDLEGRYITVNEAWSKTLGYEQRALQELSYLEVTYPEDISEDLHQNQALQAGQIKQFQREKRYLTKDGQVIYTIMQAVLVQTAAGEPHHVIRQMVDISDRKHMEQQLIRDALYDSLTNLPNRSLLQERLQQSIQRHQRYPNYNFAVLFLDLDHFKWVNDSLGHPVGDQLLQVFALRVQDCLRKTDTLARLGGDEFVILLDEIHQESFALQISQRIHEALQWPFKLAAQNIFVDVSIGIVQGSMNYSSPEALLRDADVAMYQAKSRGRSRSEVFDHQLQQEVLNRRHLEQDLRQAIAEQSLTMRYQPIIRLDHGECVGIAAQINWEHPRDGLIDPDYFWAIATETSLSRPLLRWGLRAACQDLQQWQQTLGRTLQLHFYISAQQLRDPQLLHLITAMPTTYGLDYQQLILEFCEYPEDVTDIEIRQHLVQLKTLGVKLFLDDLGDTNLALNSQHYQLIQGVNIKAKILKDIANEQNAESALFGALVHLAHSLDLEILVQGIQTEQQQQIARTFNCTFGQGDFFGEWQTKQQIAGLLQSLAIASST; encoded by the coding sequence ATGTCTAATTCGATTTCTCCTGACACTTTCCCACCACAGCAATGGGCTTTTGTCCTGCTGTTACAGAGTTATTGTCAGGCGATCGCCAAGATTCAGGCACAGGCGCAAGAAATCGAAACACTCGAAGCCTCTATGCAGCAAACGCTCTGCAAATATCACGAGGCAATGCACCAATATCATGACCTCAGAGAGCAGTTTGACCACCAATATAGCCAGCAGTACCAACAATACTTTTCATTGCCCATTCCCTGTTATAGCTGGCAATATGCCGACGAAACCCTACAGTTGATCGACTTTAATCCTGCTGCTGCCCGCTTTAGCCAAGATAAACTCGGCCATCGCACTGTCGCCATTGGTCACAAGCCAGAAAAATTATTTTCAGAGTGCCCTGCTCTACACCGTTACCTCAGTGATAACTATCAATCTCAAACATCAAGTACCTACCACCTAGAATTTCGCCATCGGCAGCTGTATCTCAAAGTGGACTATGTCTACCTTGAGCCGGATCAGATTTTGATGTTTATCGAGGATGAAAGTGAGCCGATTATCACGGAGAAAAAATTACGGACAAAAGCAAGACAACAATCGACTATTTCCCGTCTTGGCCAACTAAGTTTAGAGGCAGAGCAGCTTGATCACAAAGAACTAGATAAATTGTTTTACCAGAGTGTTATCGCTGTGGCACGGATGATGGAATTACCTCTAGCTTCTCTATACCGAGTCAAGTCTAGTGACACAACTTGTTTACTAGAAGCGGGATATGGCTGGGCAGAAGAGCTGGTAGGTATAGCAACGGTCAGTCGGGAATCCTCCCTCAGTCATATTGGCCACACCATCTCAGTTCAGGATACGGTGGTTATTGATGATCTACGACTCGAAAAACGCTTTAGGGCAGAATCACTGCTCAATAAACATGGGGTTGTTAGTGGTGTGAGTGTTCTGGTTGGGACTGGCGAAAATCTCTGGGGAGTTTTGGCTGTGTACAGCTTGGAGATACAAGCTTTTTCGAAAGATCAAATTAACTTTTTGCAGGCGATCGCCAATATCATTGCCACCGCCGTTCATCGTGAGCAGCAAACCCGCAATATGAATTTATTGCACCACTCTATTAATGCTATTGATCAAGGCGTCATCATCACTGATCCGCGCCAGAGTAAAAATCCAATTATTTATGCAAACCAAGGTTTTGAGAATATTTCAGGCTACAACGCCTCAGAAATTCTTGGTAAAAATTGTAATTTCCTCCGGGGAGAACAAACAGAAAAAGCGTCCCTAAACAAATTGAGAGATGCTGTTCTCCAAGGCAAACCCTGCCATGTCATTCTCCGTAACTATCGTAAATCTGGGGATATGTTTTGGAATGATTTACAGATTTTTCCTGTTCAAGATACCGATGGTACTCTTACCCACTTCATTGGCATTCAAAAAGATATTACTGAGCAGCGGGCGATCGCCGAACATCTCTATGAAAGTGATTTCCAGTTTCGCCAGATGTTTCATCTCGCACCGATTGGGATGGCTATTACCGATCTCGAAGGACGCTACATTACTGTGAATGAGGCATGGAGCAAAACCCTTGGCTATGAACAGCGAGCCTTACAGGAGTTGAGCTATCTAGAGGTGACCTATCCCGAAGATATCTCCGAAGATTTACATCAAAATCAGGCCTTACAAGCCGGTCAAATTAAACAGTTTCAGCGAGAAAAGCGCTATCTCACAAAAGATGGCCAGGTGATCTACACAATCATGCAGGCAGTTTTGGTGCAAACAGCAGCAGGCGAGCCACACCATGTGATTCGGCAAATGGTTGACATTAGCGATCGCAAACATATGGAGCAGCAACTTATTCGAGATGCACTGTACGATTCTCTGACCAATTTACCAAATCGCTCCCTACTCCAAGAGCGTCTCCAGCAATCGATTCAGCGTCACCAACGTTATCCAAATTATAATTTCGCAGTACTCTTTCTCGACCTCGACCATTTCAAATGGGTCAACGATAGTCTTGGGCATCCAGTGGGTGATCAGCTGCTACAAGTTTTTGCATTGCGGGTACAGGATTGCCTCCGAAAAACGGATACTTTAGCGCGGTTGGGAGGGGATGAGTTTGTAATTTTGCTGGATGAGATTCACCAGGAAAGTTTTGCGCTACAGATTTCACAACGAATTCATGAGGCGTTGCAATGGCCATTCAAATTAGCCGCGCAGAATATTTTTGTGGATGTCAGTATTGGCATTGTGCAAGGGTCGATGAACTATAGCAGTCCAGAGGCCTTATTGCGGGATGCGGATGTGGCGATGTATCAAGCAAAATCTCGCGGGCGATCGCGCTCAGAGGTGTTTGACCATCAGCTGCAACAGGAAGTTTTAAATCGTCGACATCTGGAGCAGGATCTACGACAGGCGATCGCCGAGCAGAGTTTAACGATGCGGTACCAGCCAATTATTCGCCTAGATCATGGTGAATGTGTGGGGATTGCCGCTCAGATTAATTGGGAACATCCTCGGGATGGCTTGATTGACCCTGATTATTTTTGGGCGATCGCCACTGAAACAAGCTTAAGTCGACCTTTACTGCGTTGGGGATTGAGAGCAGCCTGTCAGGATTTACAACAATGGCAACAGACCTTGGGCAGGACTCTCCAACTACACTTTTATATTTCCGCTCAACAACTTCGGGATCCCCAGCTCCTTCATCTGATTACAGCCATGCCAACGACTTATGGCCTGGACTATCAACAGCTAATTTTAGAGTTTTGTGAGTATCCCGAAGATGTTACTGATATTGAAATTCGACAACATCTCGTCCAACTGAAAACCCTTGGAGTCAAGCTATTTCTCGATGATCTTGGCGACACTAATCTTGCACTAAACTCTCAACATTATCAGCTCATTCAAGGAGTAAATATTAAAGCAAAAATCCTCAAGGATATTGCCAATGAACAAAATGCGGAGTCTGCTTTATTTGGTGCGTTAGTGCATCTTGCCCACAGTCTTGATCTAGAGATCTTAGTGCAAGGTATCCAAACAGAACAGCAGCAACAAATCGCTCGCACTTTTAATTGCACATTTGGACAAGGAGACTTTTTCGGAGAATGGCAAACCAAGCAGCAAATTGCAGGGCTATTACAATCTCTGGCGATCGCCTCGTCAACCTAA
- a CDS encoding lysophospholipid acyltransferase family protein codes for MQLFPPFPRLESPFDGWSLDGRDPKVIEQWLPVWEWLYTHYFRVQTSGWEHVPTDENVLVVGSHNGGLAAPDMWMMMYDWFKKFGTERLTYGLMHRNIWRVFPELAKFAVRTGALEAHPKMGIKALKAGADVLVYPGGGQDVFRPHGDRHKIYFAERRGFIKLALRQEVPIVPGISWGAHDSIFVIDDIYDEMKAFLKTFNLPWLFGIDPEVFPVYLGLPWGFAFGPFPNFPLPTQMHTRMCAPIRFEKYGRKAAGDREYVEACYQQVLTTMQAELDQLIAEVEG; via the coding sequence ATGCAGCTTTTTCCCCCATTTCCACGGCTAGAGTCCCCTTTCGATGGTTGGTCGTTAGATGGTCGTGATCCGAAGGTTATTGAGCAATGGTTACCTGTGTGGGAATGGCTCTATACGCATTATTTTCGGGTACAGACAAGTGGCTGGGAGCATGTGCCAACAGATGAAAATGTTTTAGTCGTCGGTTCTCACAATGGCGGTTTGGCAGCGCCGGACATGTGGATGATGATGTATGACTGGTTTAAGAAGTTTGGGACAGAGCGGCTAACCTATGGCTTGATGCATCGCAACATTTGGCGCGTATTTCCGGAGTTGGCAAAGTTTGCGGTCAGGACTGGAGCATTGGAAGCTCATCCAAAAATGGGCATTAAGGCGTTAAAAGCTGGGGCTGATGTGTTGGTTTATCCCGGTGGTGGTCAGGATGTGTTTCGTCCCCACGGCGATCGCCACAAAATTTATTTTGCCGAGAGAAGAGGGTTTATCAAATTAGCGTTGCGGCAAGAGGTACCCATTGTGCCAGGGATTTCTTGGGGAGCCCACGACAGTATTTTTGTGATCGACGATATTTATGATGAGATGAAAGCGTTTCTGAAAACGTTTAATTTGCCGTGGTTATTTGGCATTGATCCAGAAGTCTTCCCGGTATATCTGGGGTTACCTTGGGGCTTCGCGTTTGGCCCTTTCCCAAATTTCCCACTGCCCACGCAAATGCACACTCGGATGTGCGCCCCGATTCGTTTTGAGAAATATGGTCGTAAAGCGGCAGGCGATCGCGAATATGTAGAGGCTTGTTATCAGCAAGTGCTAACGACGATGCAAGCTGAACTGGATCAACTTATTGCCGAAGTCGAAGGGTAA
- a CDS encoding esterase-like activity of phytase family protein: MFSRNGRSPRILPLFCCLCLLFLSGCADSVSPQPNSTNPRTFLNNLSVEFLDEYHILDSRFENTKIGGLSAIDYDPKKDLFYALSDDRSNFSPARFYDLKIELDESGVIPQIDDVDFQKVTFLTDENGNQFTNGSIDPEGLNISPRNSFFISSEGVTKKQIEPFIKEFTFDGQEIENIQIPDRFLPLTPEQGVQNNLGFEALSLSTPSIAPDDPFRLFVAPESALTQDQGDRLSEPIRFLHYVINPIGNPVLVGEHLYPLEPSAEGVIANGLVEMIALPEEGYFLTLERTYGVGGAGAKLFQATIGNATDTSRIESFTEIADTTTPMQKTLLFDLRTIGIGLDNLEGMTLGPRLADGSQSLILVSDNNFNEDQVNQVLLFRLNRSAAKSTSK; this comes from the coding sequence ATGTTTAGCCGCAATGGGCGATCGCCACGCATTTTGCCCCTTTTTTGTTGCCTCTGCCTTCTGTTTCTCTCAGGCTGTGCCGATAGTGTTTCTCCACAACCGAACTCAACCAATCCCCGCACATTTCTCAATAATCTATCTGTCGAATTTCTAGACGAATATCACATCCTAGATAGCCGCTTTGAAAACACAAAAATTGGCGGTTTGTCTGCCATTGATTACGATCCTAAAAAAGATCTTTTTTATGCTCTTAGTGATGATCGCTCTAACTTTTCGCCAGCACGTTTTTATGACTTAAAAATTGAACTAGATGAATCTGGTGTTATTCCACAAATCGATGATGTTGATTTCCAAAAAGTGACATTTCTCACTGATGAAAACGGCAACCAATTTACCAATGGCAGCATTGATCCAGAAGGCCTTAATATTTCGCCTCGTAATAGCTTCTTTATTTCCAGTGAAGGTGTAACTAAAAAACAGATTGAGCCTTTCATTAAAGAATTTACTTTCGATGGTCAAGAAATTGAAAATATTCAGATTCCCGATCGATTCTTGCCACTCACTCCTGAACAAGGCGTGCAAAATAATCTCGGCTTTGAAGCTCTCAGCCTGAGTACACCATCCATCGCTCCGGATGACCCATTTCGATTATTTGTCGCTCCAGAATCAGCCTTAACTCAAGACCAAGGCGATCGCCTTTCCGAACCAATACGCTTCTTGCACTATGTCATCAATCCCATTGGCAACCCAGTCTTAGTTGGCGAGCACCTTTATCCTTTAGAACCCTCTGCTGAAGGTGTGATTGCCAATGGCTTAGTTGAGATGATTGCCCTACCAGAGGAAGGCTATTTTCTAACCTTAGAACGCACCTATGGTGTTGGCGGTGCAGGAGCTAAACTCTTCCAGGCGACAATTGGCAATGCCACCGATACATCACGCATCGAATCCTTCACTGAAATTGCGGACACCACCACACCTATGCAAAAAACTTTGCTTTTTGATCTTAGAACCATTGGTATTGGTTTAGATAATCTCGAAGGTATGACCTTAGGGCCAAGGTTGGCAGATGGAAGTCAAAGTTTAATTTTAGTTAGTGATAACAATTTCAATGAAGATCAAGTCAATCAAGTATTACTTTTCCGACTTAATAGATCTGCTGCCAAATCCACATCAAAGTAG
- a CDS encoding HAD family hydrolase translates to MAKLEALIFDVDGTLANTEKDAHRVAFNRAFADADLGWEWSVELYGKLLKVAGGKERIRFYINDWKPKMPEIEDLTEFIKGLHASKTKHYCDLLANEVLPLRPGVRRLIDEAREKGIRLAIATTTTPANVTALVTHSLAPDAMDWFEVIAAGDMVPQKKPAPDIFLYALEKMNLSADQCVAFEDSGNGWLSARDSGLTTVVTVNNYTENQDFSGADLILSNLGEPDQPFNIVSGDVGEKSYFDVDLAADLLSRKSNT, encoded by the coding sequence ATGGCGAAATTAGAGGCTTTGATTTTTGATGTAGACGGCACTCTTGCTAATACAGAAAAGGATGCCCATCGAGTTGCGTTTAATCGAGCGTTCGCGGATGCAGATTTAGGCTGGGAATGGTCTGTTGAACTCTATGGAAAGCTGCTGAAGGTTGCGGGTGGTAAGGAGAGAATTCGATTTTATATCAATGACTGGAAGCCTAAAATGCCGGAAATCGAAGACCTGACAGAATTTATTAAAGGTTTACATGCGAGTAAAACGAAGCATTACTGTGATCTTTTAGCGAATGAGGTTTTGCCATTACGTCCCGGTGTTCGACGTTTAATTGACGAAGCGCGAGAAAAAGGAATTCGGTTAGCGATCGCCACGACTACGACTCCTGCAAATGTGACAGCTTTAGTGACCCATTCCCTTGCACCAGATGCAATGGATTGGTTTGAGGTCATTGCAGCAGGCGATATGGTTCCCCAGAAAAAACCTGCACCAGACATTTTCCTTTATGCTCTTGAAAAAATGAATCTGTCGGCAGATCAATGTGTTGCCTTTGAAGATTCTGGTAATGGCTGGTTATCCGCAAGAGATTCAGGTTTGACAACAGTTGTAACGGTCAATAATTACACTGAAAATCAAGATTTTAGCGGCGCAGATCTAATCCTTAGTAATCTTGGTGAACCTGATCAGCCGTTTAATATTGTATCTGGTGATGTTGGAGAAAAGAGCTACTTTGATGTGGATTTGGCAGCAGATCTATTAAGTCGGAAAAGTAATACTTGA
- the psbA gene encoding photosystem II q(b) protein, giving the protein MTTTIQQSSNASLWEKFCQWITSTENRIYVGWFGVLMIPTLLTATTCFIIAFIAAPPVDIDGIREPVAGSLLYGNNIVSGAVVPSSNAIGLHFYPIWEAASLDEWLYNGGPYQLVIFHFLIGVFCYMGREWELSYRLGMRPWICVAFSAPVAAATAVFMIYPIGQGSFSDGMPLGISGTFNFMIVFQAEHNILMHPFHMLGVAGVFGGSLFSAMHGSLVTSSLVRETTETESLNYGYKFGQEEETYNIVAAHGYFGRLIFQYASFNNSRSLHFLLGAWPVVGIWFTALGVSTMAFNLNGFNFNQSVLDSQGRVINTWADILNRANLGFEVMHERNAHNFPLDLAAGEQAPVALQAPAING; this is encoded by the coding sequence ATGACTACTACTATCCAGCAAAGCAGCAATGCTTCTTTGTGGGAGAAGTTCTGTCAGTGGATCACTAGCACCGAGAACCGCATTTATGTTGGTTGGTTCGGCGTTCTCATGATCCCTACTCTTCTCACTGCAACAACTTGCTTCATCATTGCGTTCATCGCAGCTCCTCCCGTTGACATCGACGGTATTCGTGAGCCCGTAGCAGGTTCTCTTCTTTACGGTAACAACATCGTTTCTGGTGCTGTTGTTCCTTCTTCCAATGCAATTGGTCTCCACTTCTACCCCATCTGGGAAGCTGCTTCTCTTGATGAGTGGTTGTACAACGGTGGCCCTTACCAGTTGGTAATCTTCCACTTCCTCATTGGCGTTTTCTGCTACATGGGTCGTGAGTGGGAACTTTCCTACCGTCTCGGTATGCGTCCTTGGATCTGTGTTGCTTTCTCTGCTCCCGTAGCAGCTGCAACTGCAGTCTTCATGATTTACCCCATCGGTCAGGGTTCTTTCTCTGATGGTATGCCTTTGGGTATCTCTGGTACGTTCAACTTCATGATCGTATTCCAAGCTGAGCACAACATCCTCATGCACCCCTTCCACATGCTCGGTGTGGCTGGTGTCTTTGGTGGTTCTTTGTTCTCCGCTATGCACGGTTCTCTCGTTACTTCTTCTCTCGTTCGTGAAACAACTGAGACTGAGTCCTTGAACTACGGTTACAAGTTTGGTCAAGAGGAAGAGACTTACAACATCGTTGCAGCTCACGGCTACTTCGGTCGTTTGATCTTCCAATACGCTTCCTTCAACAACAGCCGCTCCTTGCACTTCTTGCTTGGTGCATGGCCTGTAGTTGGAATCTGGTTCACTGCTCTTGGTGTATCCACCATGGCATTCAACCTCAATGGTTTCAACTTCAACCAGTCTGTTCTTGACAGCCAAGGTCGTGTAATCAACACTTGGGCTGACATTCTTAACCGTGCAAACCTCGGTTTTGAAGTAATGCACGAGCGTAACGCTCACAACTTCCCTCTCGATTTGGCTGCTGGCGAGCAAGCTCCTGTTGCTCTTCAAGCTCCCGCTATCAACGGTTAA
- the cofG gene encoding 7,8-didemethyl-8-hydroxy-5-deazariboflavin synthase subunit CofG yields the protein MKKITYSPAFTLVPTYECFNRCTYCNFRVDPHKDIWLSLSEAEERLKCLKKRNIYEILILSGEIHPDSNRRNAWIDRIKDICSLALKQGFIPHANVGPLSFEEMKYLRNVNGSMGLMLEQMSSLAVHRNAPSKSPELRLQQLNWAGQLKIPFTTGLLLGIGETEEDWVKTLEAIAMSHRKWGHIQEVILQPHSPGQTQTFDGLGFETQRLPEVIGLAREILPEAIAIQIPPNLVSDLQWLLRCIEAGASDLGGIVPKDEVNPDYEHLNLMQLKTFLGEHGWQLEPRLAVYPQYDQWLTMPVRSVVDSYRQSL from the coding sequence GTGAAGAAAATCACCTATAGTCCGGCTTTCACGCTGGTTCCGACCTATGAATGTTTTAATCGCTGCACCTACTGTAATTTTCGGGTAGATCCCCATAAGGACATTTGGCTAAGTCTTAGCGAGGCAGAAGAGCGACTTAAATGCTTAAAGAAACGCAATATTTATGAGATTCTGATTTTAAGTGGTGAAATACATCCAGACTCAAATCGCCGTAATGCTTGGATAGATAGGATTAAAGATATATGCAGCCTGGCATTAAAACAGGGTTTTATTCCCCATGCTAATGTTGGTCCTCTCAGTTTTGAGGAGATGAAATATTTGCGAAATGTAAACGGTTCCATGGGGCTGATGTTGGAGCAAATGAGTTCTTTAGCCGTGCATCGGAATGCACCGAGTAAATCGCCGGAACTACGTTTGCAGCAGTTGAACTGGGCAGGTCAGCTCAAAATTCCATTTACGACAGGTTTACTTTTGGGGATTGGAGAAACTGAAGAGGATTGGGTGAAAACATTGGAGGCGATCGCCATGAGCCATCGCAAATGGGGTCATATCCAAGAAGTGATTTTGCAACCTCACAGTCCAGGACAAACTCAAACTTTTGATGGTTTAGGGTTTGAGACTCAGCGTTTACCAGAGGTAATTGGTTTAGCGCGTGAAATATTACCTGAGGCGATCGCCATTCAAATCCCTCCCAATCTTGTCTCAGATCTTCAATGGTTATTGCGTTGTATTGAAGCTGGTGCGTCAGATTTAGGCGGGATTGTGCCGAAGGATGAAGTGAATCCAGATTATGAGCATCTCAATTTGATGCAACTAAAAACATTTTTAGGAGAGCATGGATGGCAATTAGAACCGCGTTTGGCTGTATATCCACAATACGATCAATGGTTGACTATGCCAGTGCGCTCCGTGGTTGATAGCTACCGTCAATCCTTATAG